In Sulfuricurvum sp. IAE1, one DNA window encodes the following:
- a CDS encoding EAL and HDOD domain-containing protein produces MGKLYLAKQKIFSNEGNVFAYELLFRDSAHGIAEFPGNMKATSQIIINTLTNLDIDQLLGKTGIAFINVDEQMLTSGVVDVLDKKRFVLELLETIELNDKVIDRIKAYHRKGYTIAIDDFDCSVGMIKKFAPLMKYVHIIKIDVIAAETPNIETVMAKLRSSGIQFLAEKIETKEEHDKCRQIRFDYFQGYHLHKPEVIEVDGYKEVTHLIILQLIRLIKDDAETNQIEMFIKQRADLSYKLIKFLNNQESFSTPVESITQVITLLGRDKLLRWLLVYLYAEISTNPASQTILQFALNRAERMEDDAHHRDKEKAYLAGMFSLLGAVFDTNIKELMNHVKMDSEITRLVVEKKGKFAHSLLKAEKEERDYLRKIVFDNFDRIDPVELIYALEYSGIHVDKARV; encoded by the coding sequence TTGGGTAAATTGTATCTGGCCAAACAAAAGATTTTCAGCAACGAGGGAAATGTATTCGCTTATGAGCTGCTATTTCGCGATTCCGCCCACGGAATTGCGGAATTTCCCGGTAACATGAAAGCGACCTCGCAAATCATCATCAACACCCTCACCAATCTCGATATCGACCAGCTGCTGGGAAAAACCGGCATCGCGTTTATCAATGTCGACGAGCAGATGCTGACGTCCGGGGTTGTCGACGTTTTGGATAAGAAACGGTTCGTACTCGAACTGCTCGAGACGATCGAACTGAACGACAAAGTGATCGACAGGATCAAAGCGTACCATCGCAAAGGGTATACCATCGCGATCGACGATTTCGACTGCAGCGTCGGGATGATCAAAAAATTCGCCCCTCTCATGAAATACGTCCATATCATCAAAATCGACGTCATTGCCGCCGAAACTCCCAACATCGAAACGGTGATGGCCAAACTCCGCAGCAGCGGAATCCAGTTCCTCGCCGAAAAGATCGAGACTAAAGAAGAACACGACAAATGCCGCCAGATCCGGTTTGATTATTTTCAGGGCTACCATCTGCACAAGCCCGAGGTGATCGAGGTTGACGGCTACAAAGAGGTGACCCATCTCATCATCTTGCAGCTGATCCGTCTCATCAAAGACGATGCCGAAACGAACCAGATCGAGATGTTCATCAAACAGCGTGCCGACCTCTCGTACAAACTGATCAAATTCCTCAACAACCAGGAGTCGTTCAGTACCCCTGTCGAATCGATCACGCAGGTTATTACCCTGCTGGGCCGCGACAAGCTCCTGCGCTGGCTGCTCGTGTATCTGTACGCCGAGATTTCGACCAATCCCGCCTCGCAGACCATTTTGCAGTTTGCCCTCAACCGTGCCGAACGGATGGAAGACGATGCCCATCACCGCGACAAGGAAAAAGCGTATCTGGCGGGAATGTTCTCGTTGCTGGGCGCCGTTTTTGACACCAACATCAAAGAGTTGATGAACCACGTCAAAATGGACAGCGAAATCACGCGCCTCGTCGTCGAGAAAAAAGGGAAATTCGCCCACAGCCTTCTGAAAGCCGAAAAAGAAGAGCGCGATTACCTGCGCAAAATCGTTTTCGACAACTTCGACCGCATCGACCCCGTCGAGCTCATCTACGCACTCGAATACAGCGGCATACACGTCGATAAAGCAAGGGTGTAA
- a CDS encoding valine--tRNA ligase, with protein MSATHYDPKNIESTYYPIWEQRGYFEVDGNRAIQKPNKHFAIMLPPPNVTGSLHIGHALNHTLIDIITRYKRMDGYAALWQPGTDHAGIATQNVVEKQLLAEGKTKEELGREAFLERVWKWKEHSGGTIVGQMRKLGVSPAWSRERFTMDEGLKQSVKEAFVHLYNQNLIVRGNYMVNWCTHDGALSDIEVEHEEHQGNFYHIRYPFSDGSGHITVATTRPETYFGDTAVMVHPDDERYLHLIGKSITLPLINREIKIIADSHVDREFGTGVVKVTPAHDTNDYEVGKRHDLEFITVFDEKGILNDHAGEFKGLERLEARSAIVKRLEEEGFIEKIEEHTHQVGHCYRCKNVVEPYISKQWFVRKEVAKGSIDKTNAGLAQFFPPHWINSYNAWMNDLRDWCISRQLWWGHRIPVFYCDDCAHEWASLDDEPASCPHCSGKNFTQDPDVLDTWFSSALWPFSTLGWGNGDTASDRLFQSDDMARFYPNTLLITGFDILFFWVARMMMMGENFTGELPFKHIYLHALVRDEHGQKMSKSKGNVIDPLDMVEKYSADALRFTLAVLAVQGRDIRLSTDKLEQSRNFTNKLFNAARFLQMNVSTFADLSDQEITTPLGRYMLSRFRRATSETRAFMDEYRFNDAATVLYRFMWNEFCDWGIELSKASKESIAELGSIYKESMKLLHPFMPFITEYLYHELSGTTLEEGESIMVMEYPDNTVVDETIENEFAAIMDAIVTIRRAKALIDLGNQKIDLAYVKCSGDEAMMKPFITRLAKVEEVRFTDTKIDQAVSDLGESVEVYLPTDAIDLSPIVDRLSKQREKLQKEADKLSAMLSNERFVANAPEAVIATNREGLADAQDKISKIDAQLASLGR; from the coding sequence ATGTCCGCTACCCATTATGATCCTAAAAATATTGAATCGACGTATTACCCCATTTGGGAGCAGCGGGGGTATTTTGAGGTTGACGGCAACCGTGCGATCCAAAAACCCAACAAACATTTTGCAATCATGCTCCCTCCCCCAAACGTCACGGGATCGCTCCATATCGGGCATGCGCTAAACCACACCCTCATCGACATCATCACCCGCTACAAGCGGATGGACGGTTACGCAGCCCTCTGGCAACCGGGGACCGACCACGCCGGGATAGCGACCCAAAACGTCGTCGAAAAACAGCTTCTCGCCGAAGGTAAAACCAAAGAAGAACTCGGGCGCGAAGCCTTTTTGGAACGGGTCTGGAAATGGAAAGAACACAGCGGCGGAACCATCGTCGGCCAGATGCGCAAACTGGGCGTCTCCCCCGCATGGAGCCGCGAACGCTTCACGATGGACGAGGGGCTCAAGCAATCGGTCAAAGAGGCGTTCGTCCACCTCTACAACCAAAACCTGATCGTACGCGGGAACTACATGGTCAACTGGTGTACGCATGACGGAGCGCTCAGCGACATCGAGGTCGAACACGAAGAACACCAGGGAAATTTTTACCATATCCGCTATCCCTTCTCTGATGGCAGCGGCCACATCACGGTCGCGACGACGCGTCCTGAAACCTATTTCGGCGATACCGCGGTCATGGTGCATCCCGATGACGAACGCTACCTCCACCTGATCGGGAAAAGCATCACCCTCCCCCTCATCAACCGCGAAATCAAAATCATCGCCGACAGCCACGTCGACCGCGAATTCGGAACCGGCGTCGTCAAAGTCACCCCCGCACACGATACGAACGACTACGAAGTGGGCAAACGGCACGATCTCGAGTTCATCACCGTCTTCGACGAAAAAGGGATCCTCAACGACCATGCCGGCGAGTTCAAAGGGCTCGAGCGGCTCGAAGCGCGCTCGGCGATCGTCAAACGCCTCGAAGAAGAGGGTTTCATCGAAAAAATCGAAGAGCACACCCACCAGGTCGGCCACTGCTACCGCTGTAAAAACGTCGTCGAACCCTACATCTCCAAGCAATGGTTCGTCCGCAAAGAGGTCGCCAAAGGCTCGATCGACAAGACCAACGCCGGGTTGGCGCAGTTTTTCCCGCCCCACTGGATCAACAGTTACAACGCATGGATGAACGACCTGCGCGACTGGTGTATCTCACGCCAGCTGTGGTGGGGGCACCGTATCCCGGTGTTCTACTGCGACGACTGCGCTCATGAATGGGCCAGCCTCGACGACGAGCCTGCATCGTGCCCCCACTGTTCGGGGAAAAATTTCACGCAGGATCCCGACGTCCTCGATACGTGGTTCAGTTCGGCTCTGTGGCCGTTTTCGACGCTGGGATGGGGGAACGGCGACACCGCTTCCGATCGCCTCTTCCAGAGCGACGACATGGCCCGTTTTTATCCTAACACCCTCCTCATCACCGGGTTCGACATCCTCTTTTTCTGGGTCGCGCGGATGATGATGATGGGGGAAAACTTCACCGGCGAGCTGCCGTTCAAGCATATTTATCTCCACGCCCTCGTGCGCGACGAACACGGGCAGAAAATGTCGAAATCCAAGGGCAACGTCATCGATCCGCTCGACATGGTCGAGAAATACAGCGCCGACGCCCTGCGCTTTACCCTCGCCGTTTTGGCCGTTCAGGGACGCGACATCCGCCTAAGCACCGACAAACTCGAGCAAAGCCGCAACTTCACGAACAAGCTCTTCAACGCGGCCCGTTTCTTGCAAATGAACGTTTCGACGTTTGCCGACCTGAGCGATCAGGAGATCACGACACCGCTGGGGCGCTACATGCTCAGCCGCTTCCGCCGCGCGACGTCGGAGACAAGAGCGTTCATGGACGAATACCGTTTCAACGACGCCGCTACCGTCCTCTACCGCTTTATGTGGAACGAATTCTGCGACTGGGGGATCGAACTCTCCAAGGCGAGCAAAGAGAGCATCGCGGAGCTGGGAAGCATCTACAAAGAGTCGATGAAACTTCTCCACCCGTTCATGCCGTTCATCACCGAATACCTCTACCACGAACTCTCCGGCACGACGCTCGAGGAGGGTGAATCGATCATGGTGATGGAATACCCCGACAACACCGTCGTAGACGAAACGATCGAAAACGAGTTCGCCGCAATCATGGATGCTATCGTCACGATCCGCCGCGCCAAAGCCCTTATCGACCTCGGGAACCAGAAAATCGATCTGGCCTACGTCAAATGCAGCGGCGACGAGGCGATGATGAAGCCTTTTATCACACGCCTCGCCAAAGTCGAAGAGGTCCGTTTTACCGATACGAAAATCGATCAGGCCGTTAGCGATCTGGGCGAAAGCGTCGAGGTTTACCTCCCGACCGACGCCATCGACCTCTCGCCCATCGTCGACCGCCTGAGCAAACAGCGCGAAAAACTCCAGAAAGAGGCCGACAAACTCTCCGCCATGCTCTCCAACGAGCGCTTCGTCGCCAACGCCCCCGAAGCGGTCATCGCAACTAACCGCGAAGGGCTTGCCGACGCGCAGGACAAAATTTCCAAAATCGATGCGCAGCTCGCTTCTCTGGGCCGCTGA
- a CDS encoding YceI family protein: MNKSLFVTVLAGLMIGSSALSAAVYKVDVSHSNVGFKVKHMMISTVTGKFGNFSGTYELDKGHFKSLSGHIKAASIDTGIAKRDDHLRSADFFDVAKFGDISFVMTGATKEKMTGNLTIRGVTKKVTLDIDMGGVVTDPWGNQRSGFVLTGQINRKDFGLNWNKAIEAGGVVVGDEVKLIVEVEGIEE; the protein is encoded by the coding sequence ATGAACAAAAGTCTCTTCGTAACGGTTTTGGCAGGTTTGATGATCGGCTCGTCCGCTCTCTCAGCGGCGGTATACAAAGTGGATGTCTCCCATTCCAACGTCGGCTTCAAGGTCAAGCACATGATGATCAGTACGGTGACCGGGAAATTCGGCAACTTCAGCGGAACGTACGAACTGGACAAAGGACATTTCAAATCGCTGAGCGGGCACATCAAGGCCGCTTCGATCGATACGGGGATCGCAAAACGCGACGATCACCTCCGCAGTGCCGATTTTTTCGATGTGGCGAAGTTCGGCGATATTTCGTTCGTGATGACCGGTGCGACCAAAGAGAAAATGACGGGTAATCTTACCATCCGCGGCGTCACCAAAAAAGTGACGCTGGATATCGACATGGGAGGTGTGGTGACCGATCCGTGGGGGAACCAGCGCTCGGGCTTCGTTCTCACCGGCCAGATCAACCGAAAAGATTTCGGGCTTAACTGGAACAAGGCGATCGAAGCGGGCGGCGTCGTCGTAGGAGACGAAGTGAAGCTGATCGTGGAGGTCGAAGGGATCGAAGAGTAA
- a CDS encoding type II secretion system F family protein has protein sequence MKYFVATVLSKGKKTEHGFYAESKKEAHYLAKIKFTGMVIKVVEAAPPLEDQLRRFKENLFSNVRKRKLKQDALIAAVRQMAVMTNAGISIHDSLREIADATTDKVLQNVLGTMAEDINAGHSLSNSAKKFGYELGTLTLAMIELGEKTGNMAEALHKLADMLEEIRRNIIKFKKAMAYPRNVMIAMAIAFTVLISYVVPQFKAIFEQLQAELPLPTKILLFLEHLFNTYGPYVLAALIVFFFVFRYMLNHNREFRYKWHQLLLKLYLIKNIIMFATLNRFTLVFSELVRAGIPISDALDTSIGMIETLPLQEKLLTVRQTVEKGGTLYSGLAETKLFENMIIQMISAGESSGQLDAMMQKVMEYYKMRFDAIIDGLSEAIEPIMLLLIAAMVVLLALGIFLPMWEMGNAVQGRR, from the coding sequence ATGAAATATTTTGTAGCGACAGTCCTGTCCAAAGGGAAAAAAACCGAACACGGTTTTTATGCGGAAAGCAAAAAAGAGGCCCATTACCTCGCCAAAATCAAATTCACGGGTATGGTGATCAAAGTCGTGGAGGCCGCGCCTCCCCTGGAAGATCAGCTGCGGCGTTTCAAGGAAAACCTCTTTTCCAACGTCCGTAAGCGCAAACTCAAACAAGACGCCCTCATCGCCGCCGTCCGCCAGATGGCCGTCATGACGAACGCGGGGATTTCGATCCACGATTCGCTCCGTGAAATCGCCGACGCGACGACTGACAAGGTCCTTCAAAACGTTCTAGGGACAATGGCCGAAGACATCAATGCCGGGCACAGCCTCTCCAACTCCGCCAAAAAATTCGGGTATGAACTGGGTACCCTGACACTGGCGATGATCGAGCTGGGAGAGAAAACGGGGAACATGGCCGAAGCGCTCCACAAACTTGCCGACATGCTCGAAGAGATCCGCCGGAATATCATCAAATTCAAAAAGGCGATGGCGTATCCCCGAAACGTCATGATCGCGATGGCCATCGCCTTTACCGTCCTTATTTCCTACGTCGTTCCGCAGTTCAAAGCGATTTTCGAACAGCTGCAGGCGGAGCTTCCCCTACCGACGAAGATCCTCCTTTTCCTCGAGCACCTTTTCAATACCTACGGCCCCTACGTGCTCGCCGCCCTGATCGTCTTTTTCTTTGTATTCCGCTACATGCTCAACCACAACCGCGAATTCCGTTACAAGTGGCATCAGCTCCTGCTCAAGCTTTACCTGATCAAAAACATCATCATGTTTGCGACGCTCAACCGTTTTACCCTGGTTTTTTCCGAACTCGTCCGTGCCGGTATTCCCATCTCGGATGCGCTCGATACCTCCATCGGGATGATCGAAACCCTCCCGCTGCAAGAAAAGCTCCTCACCGTCCGCCAAACCGTCGAAAAGGGGGGAACCCTCTATTCGGGGCTGGCGGAGACAAAACTGTTTGAGAACATGATTATCCAGATGATTTCGGCAGGGGAATCGAGCGGACAGCTTGACGCCATGATGCAAAAGGTTATGGAATATTACAAGATGCGCTTTGATGCCATCATTGACGGTCTTTCCGAAGCGATCGAGCCGATCATGCTGCTGCTCATCGCCGCGATGGTGGTACTGCTTGCGCTGGGGATCTTTTTACCGATGTGGGAGATGGGGAACGCCGTTCAGGGACGCCGTTAA
- the pyrF gene encoding orotidine-5'-phosphate decarboxylase gives MQLCVALDLSSMEENLALVEKIKAYPIWLKVGLRSYIRDGKPFIDAIKAINPEFKIFLDLKLYDIPNTMADAAESIMSLGVDMFNVHASAGRKAMHEVMKRLEPYEKRPLVLAVTALTSFDENEFGHVYGEGIAAKADRFARDAHESGLDGVVCSAYESASIKSLTAENFVTLTPGIRPFGEDAGDQERVATIDVAHNEKVDFIVVGRPIYKAPNPAEVVERILERL, from the coding sequence ATGCAGCTGTGCGTCGCCCTCGATCTCTCCAGCATGGAAGAAAACCTCGCCCTCGTCGAAAAGATCAAAGCCTATCCCATATGGCTCAAGGTGGGGCTGCGTTCCTACATCCGCGACGGAAAGCCCTTCATCGACGCGATAAAAGCGATCAACCCCGAGTTTAAAATCTTCCTCGACCTCAAACTCTACGATATCCCCAACACGATGGCCGATGCCGCCGAATCGATCATGTCGCTGGGCGTCGATATGTTCAATGTCCACGCCTCCGCGGGGCGCAAAGCGATGCATGAGGTGATGAAACGGCTCGAGCCCTACGAAAAACGTCCTCTCGTTCTTGCCGTCACCGCACTCACCTCCTTCGACGAAAACGAGTTCGGACACGTCTACGGAGAAGGGATCGCGGCAAAAGCCGACCGGTTTGCCCGTGACGCCCATGAATCGGGGCTTGACGGTGTCGTGTGCAGCGCCTATGAGAGCGCCTCGATCAAGTCGCTCACTGCCGAGAACTTCGTCACCCTCACCCCGGGTATCCGCCCTTTCGGCGAAGATGCCGGAGACCAGGAACGGGTGGCGACGATCGACGTCGCGCACAACGAAAAAGTCGATTTCATCGTCGTCGGGCGCCCCATCTACAAAGCCCCAAACCCCGCCGAAGTCGTCGAAAGGATTCTCGAGCGCCTCTAA
- a CDS encoding N-acetylmuramoyl-L-alanine amidase, with the protein MLARLFLLAFFVLASYAATADNRLESARKALESGDEVEQFRGYNEYKTIYLRAMLDKNTATAREALEGIVRGGHKLGIDVSKYEADLSKLPAAVTTRPSAVKTAEPVQKLFDKSAETNIPSVIYDKTLKPAAIAGKFTTPEPVRLKVEPPVRPESVSVVMRHRLEDARWKEKGLELLFDTPIQQSQIRMSKIIEADKQRFRYIIDIDSATLSKTQTLEHKEINRIKIAQFDAKTLRLVIEHTKAIQIKPSAQGKSVYIDLNLDAPKITPPLATTPVTQPPVVEPPLMATLPPLVSVTPKDRSKKTIVIDPGHGGKDSGAVGNGFMEKNIVLEISMQFAEKLRGMGYTVYMTRSNDTFIELKDRTKFANDKEADLFISVHANAIPKTSDPMLAQGIETYFLSPGRSERAMRVAALENSEDMNEMGQYGKLSFLSFLNTEKIIASNKLAIDLQKGMLSNLRKQFPNVRDNGVREGPFWVLVGAQMPAVLLEVGYISHPDESARIADEKYQKWMVEGLVEGVARYFANNG; encoded by the coding sequence GTGCTGGCCCGTCTTTTTTTACTGGCGTTTTTTGTTTTGGCTTCGTATGCCGCTACGGCGGACAATCGGCTTGAATCGGCCAGAAAGGCCCTTGAAAGCGGGGACGAGGTCGAACAGTTCCGGGGGTACAACGAGTACAAAACGATCTACCTTCGTGCCATGCTCGACAAAAATACGGCCACCGCGCGCGAAGCGCTCGAGGGTATTGTCCGCGGCGGGCACAAACTGGGTATCGACGTTTCCAAATACGAAGCGGATCTTTCCAAGCTCCCTGCCGCAGTGACTACACGCCCTTCGGCGGTAAAAACGGCTGAACCGGTCCAAAAACTTTTCGACAAATCGGCCGAAACAAATATCCCCTCCGTCATTTACGATAAAACGCTCAAACCCGCGGCCATTGCCGGCAAGTTTACCACTCCCGAACCGGTCAGACTGAAAGTCGAGCCCCCCGTTCGTCCCGAAAGCGTTTCGGTCGTGATGCGCCATCGCCTCGAAGACGCGCGCTGGAAAGAAAAAGGGCTCGAACTCCTTTTTGACACCCCGATACAGCAAAGCCAGATCCGGATGTCGAAGATTATCGAGGCGGATAAACAGCGCTTCCGTTACATTATCGACATCGATTCGGCCACTCTTTCTAAAACGCAGACTTTGGAACACAAAGAGATCAATCGGATCAAGATCGCGCAGTTCGATGCCAAGACGCTGCGCCTCGTCATCGAACACACCAAGGCGATCCAGATCAAACCCTCCGCGCAGGGGAAATCGGTTTACATCGACCTCAACCTGGACGCCCCCAAAATTACCCCGCCGCTGGCGACGACTCCGGTTACACAACCCCCTGTCGTCGAGCCCCCGTTGATGGCGACGCTTCCCCCGTTGGTGAGCGTGACCCCAAAAGACCGCAGCAAAAAAACCATCGTGATCGATCCGGGTCACGGCGGGAAGGACAGCGGTGCCGTCGGTAACGGGTTTATGGAAAAGAACATTGTTCTGGAAATTTCGATGCAGTTTGCCGAAAAACTCCGGGGGATGGGGTATACCGTGTACATGACACGCAGCAACGACACGTTTATCGAACTTAAAGACCGTACGAAATTCGCGAACGACAAAGAGGCCGATCTATTTATTTCGGTCCATGCCAACGCGATTCCCAAAACGTCCGATCCGATGTTAGCGCAAGGGATCGAAACCTATTTTCTCTCTCCCGGACGGAGCGAGAGGGCGATGCGGGTCGCGGCGCTGGAAAACTCCGAGGATATGAACGAGATGGGGCAGTACGGGAAACTCAGTTTCCTGAGCTTTCTGAATACCGAAAAGATTATCGCCTCGAACAAACTGGCGATCGACCTGCAAAAAGGGATGCTCTCAAACCTCCGTAAACAGTTTCCGAACGTCCGGGACAACGGCGTGCGGGAAGGGCCTTTCTGGGTTCTTGTCGGAGCACAGATGCCCGCGGTATTGCTTGAGGTGGGATACATAAGCCATCCGGACGAATCGGCCCGCATCGCCGATGAAAAATACCAGAAATGGATGGTAGAAGGGCTGGTTGAAGGGGTGGCCCGCTATTTCGCTAATAACGGGTAA
- a CDS encoding ATP-dependent helicase, whose product MPLSRLNPQQYTAATAPFGHNLIIASAGTGKTSTIVGRIAYLLSQGVRPDEILLLTFTNKAAQEMVERVAAFFGREIASKIDAGTFHAVSYRWLKRKEGKVVLKQQRELKTLFRSVYEKRTFSHIDCATPAYGANYLYDVYSFYQNTELSVTFEEWITTRQDEHALYAAIYADIVDEFEGLKKEYGFVNFNDLLLLMRDLAQRSDLGYKEVLIDEYQDTNALQGTLINAMKPPSLFCVGDYDQSIYAFNGADISIIGSFSKNYPNAQVYTLNKNYRSTVPILSLANTVISYNERIYPKALEVTRTGEAQNPTLLIYDELFDQYHGIAQMIGDSGTQRDEIAVIFRNNASADGIEAALRELGIPCRRRGGVSFFDSKEVKALLDIYTLLVNESDMMAFIHLFDYAKGVGSAVAKELFVALQKLGHGSFFRGLYSPDTQISNPFEKRKLNHQLGLFDDYAEMGSAGRFAKLSIDSTFLTNPIFKHPKLTKESAIFLNDMYALFRQLRNLSEPKAAVQKIAVSALYAHTVEQLSHRRAMNENGAVDERAKQEAKERILRKATLLFELSRPYKEHERFLNAMVLGSQDLTQGEGVHLLSIHASKGLEYQEVYVIDLMDGRFPNRKLMSRSGSIDEERRLFYVAVTRAKDRLYLSFAKYDKIKKSNFVPSQFLYEAGLIPKDETYNALVAKGAVEEE is encoded by the coding sequence TTGCCTCTTTCTCGTCTAAACCCCCAGCAATACACCGCCGCTACCGCGCCGTTCGGTCACAATCTGATCATCGCTTCGGCAGGGACGGGTAAAACGTCGACGATTGTCGGGCGCATTGCCTACCTACTTTCGCAGGGGGTCCGGCCCGATGAAATTTTATTGCTGACGTTTACCAACAAAGCGGCGCAGGAGATGGTCGAGCGGGTCGCCGCTTTTTTCGGGCGGGAAATCGCGTCGAAAATCGATGCGGGGACGTTTCACGCCGTCAGTTACCGCTGGCTCAAACGCAAAGAGGGGAAAGTGGTTCTCAAGCAGCAGCGTGAGCTCAAAACCCTCTTTCGCAGCGTTTACGAAAAACGGACGTTCAGCCACATCGACTGTGCCACACCCGCATACGGTGCGAATTATCTGTATGATGTTTATTCATTTTACCAGAATACCGAACTTTCCGTCACGTTCGAAGAGTGGATCACGACGCGCCAGGACGAGCACGCCCTCTATGCGGCGATTTATGCCGACATTGTCGACGAATTCGAGGGGCTGAAAAAAGAGTACGGGTTCGTCAATTTCAATGACCTGCTCTTGTTGATGCGCGATCTGGCGCAGCGGAGCGACCTTGGGTATAAAGAGGTGCTGATCGATGAGTATCAGGATACCAATGCGCTGCAGGGGACGCTGATCAACGCGATGAAACCCCCCTCGCTTTTCTGCGTCGGGGATTACGACCAGAGCATTTATGCCTTTAACGGGGCCGACATTTCGATTATCGGATCGTTCAGCAAAAACTATCCGAACGCCCAGGTCTATACGCTCAACAAAAACTACCGTTCCACCGTTCCGATCCTCTCGTTGGCCAATACGGTGATCTCCTACAACGAACGGATTTACCCCAAAGCCCTCGAGGTGACCCGTACCGGCGAAGCGCAGAACCCGACGCTGCTGATTTACGACGAGCTCTTCGATCAGTATCACGGGATCGCGCAGATGATTGGCGATTCGGGAACGCAGCGCGACGAGATTGCGGTGATTTTCCGGAACAACGCTTCGGCGGACGGGATCGAGGCGGCGTTGCGCGAACTGGGGATACCCTGCCGCCGTCGGGGGGGCGTGAGCTTTTTCGATTCCAAAGAGGTCAAGGCGCTGCTGGACATCTATACCCTGTTGGTCAACGAATCGGACATGATGGCGTTTATCCATCTGTTCGATTATGCCAAAGGGGTGGGGAGCGCGGTCGCCAAAGAGCTCTTCGTCGCGCTTCAAAAGCTCGGGCACGGGTCGTTTTTCCGGGGGCTTTATTCGCCCGACACCCAGATCAGCAATCCGTTTGAAAAACGCAAGCTCAACCATCAGCTGGGGCTGTTTGACGATTATGCCGAAATGGGAAGCGCCGGGCGATTTGCCAAGCTCTCCATCGACTCGACCTTTCTGACCAACCCGATTTTCAAACACCCGAAACTGACCAAAGAGAGTGCCATTTTTCTCAATGACATGTACGCTCTTTTCCGGCAGCTGCGCAATCTCTCCGAACCTAAGGCGGCGGTGCAGAAAATCGCCGTTTCGGCGTTGTACGCCCACACCGTCGAGCAGCTTTCGCACCGCCGGGCGATGAACGAAAACGGTGCTGTCGATGAACGGGCGAAGCAGGAAGCGAAAGAACGGATTTTGCGCAAGGCGACACTGCTGTTTGAACTCTCCCGCCCCTACAAAGAGCATGAGAGGTTTTTGAACGCGATGGTATTGGGGTCGCAGGATCTGACGCAGGGTGAAGGGGTCCACCTGCTGAGCATTCACGCGTCCAAGGGGCTTGAATATCAGGAAGTCTACGTCATCGATCTGATGGACGGACGATTCCCCAACCGTAAACTGATGAGTCGCAGCGGCAGCATCGACGAGGAAAGACGGCTGTTCTACGTCGCCGTCACACGGGCCAAAGACCGGCTGTATCTGAGTTTTGCCAAATACGACAAAATCAAAAAGAGCAATTTCGTCCCTTCCCAGTTCCTTTACGAAGCGGGACTGATCCCCAAGGATGAAACCTACAACGCCCTGGTCGCAAAAGGGGCGGTCGAAGAGGAATGA
- the galU gene encoding UTP--glucose-1-phosphate uridylyltransferase GalU, which yields MIKKCLFPAAGYGTRFLPATKAMPKEMLPVLTKPLIQYGVEEAVEAGMHTMAIVTGRGKRALEDHFDVSYELEHQIAGTDKEHYLTEIRALIDQCTFSYTRQNEMKGLGHAILTGETLIGNEPFAVILADDLCDGNGEGGVLSQMAKLYQRYRCSIVAIEEIDPSQTNRYGIIEGEEIEDGVYRITNMVEKPDPSVAPSNLAIIGRYILTPDIFSIIESTPPGKGGEIQITDALMTQAQNGTVLAYKFKGKRFDCGSVEGFVEATNYFYEKTK from the coding sequence ATGATCAAAAAATGCCTTTTCCCCGCGGCAGGATACGGAACCCGTTTTTTGCCGGCCACCAAAGCGATGCCCAAAGAGATGCTTCCGGTGCTCACCAAACCCCTCATCCAGTATGGCGTCGAGGAAGCGGTCGAAGCGGGTATGCATACGATGGCGATCGTCACCGGGCGCGGGAAACGGGCGCTGGAAGATCATTTTGACGTCAGTTACGAGCTCGAGCACCAGATCGCGGGAACCGATAAGGAACATTACCTTACCGAAATACGCGCGCTGATCGATCAATGCACTTTTTCCTACACCCGTCAAAACGAAATGAAAGGGCTCGGCCATGCGATTCTCACCGGCGAAACGCTGATCGGAAACGAACCGTTCGCCGTCATTCTCGCCGACGACCTGTGCGACGGCAACGGCGAGGGGGGAGTCCTTTCGCAGATGGCAAAGCTTTATCAGCGCTACCGATGTTCGATAGTCGCGATCGAAGAGATCGATCCGAGCCAGACCAACCGCTACGGCATCATCGAGGGCGAAGAGATCGAAGATGGGGTTTATCGGATCACGAACATGGTCGAAAAGCCCGATCCCTCGGTTGCCCCGAGCAATCTGGCGATCATCGGGCGATACATCCTCACCCCCGATATTTTTTCGATCATCGAAAGCACTCCTCCGGGCAAGGGGGGAGAGATCCAGATCACCGACGCGCTGATGACCCAGGCACAGAACGGGACCGTGCTGGCGTATAAATTCAAAGGGAAACGGTTCGACTGCGGAAGCGTGGAGGGGTTCGTCGAGGCGACGAACTATTTCTACGAAAAAACAAAATAA